Proteins found in one Pontibacter sp. SGAir0037 genomic segment:
- a CDS encoding efflux RND transporter permease subunit produces MFSKFIKRPVFAIVISVMIVFVGTLAVKQMPISQFPEIAPTTVNIFIAYPGASADVLVKSTLITLEQAINGVQDMRYIATDATSAGEATLRVIFEPGTDPNDAVIRVKTRVDQVMPLLPELVQREGVVITPIQPSMLMYVNLYSKSESMDEKFLFNYATVKMIPEIQRTKGVARAQILGSRRYAMRIWLNPDRMRAYNISVDEVMKALGEQSIIGRPGRLGQSSGIAAQSLEYVLTYKGRYSEPEEYENIIIRANAQGESIHLKDIATAELGSEFFDIYSNLDGHPSAAIVLKQNYGSNASEVIEEVKAKLEEMRPYFPPGMDYKISYDVSQFLDASIEQVIHTLRDAFILVAIVVFIFLGDWRSTLIPILAVPVSLVGAFFVIQFFGLSINLVTLFALVLAIGIVVDDAIVVVEAVHAKMEEKPYLSPYRAVQEVLGEISGAIIAITMVMVSVFLPISFMSGPVGTFYRQFSITMASSIVISALIALTLTPVLCAMLLKNHHGKAKKKNLLTRSLDSFNRGFEKLTGRYVGLLRSIVSRRWLTFGILLAFGAGIFYENQVLPAGFIPNEDQGTIYAIIQTPPGSTLEKTNQVSQKLQKICEEIEGVESVSSLAGYEIMTEGRGSNAGTCLINLKAWSQREHTVKEIMEELEEETKGLGAVIEFFEPPAIPGFGSSGGFSMRLLDKNTDTDYHEFDKINQEFLENLRKRKELTGLFTFFAANYPQYELEIDNSLAMQKGVSIDNAMENLNILIGSTYEQGFIKFGQFFKVYVQSDPKFRRLPSDLLKLFVKNDQGEMVPYSSFMKLKKGQGPNEITRFNMYNSAAIQGLPAKGYTTADAIQAIQEVASQTLPKGYDIAWEGLSYDEASRGNEALYVFLVVLMFVYFVLAAQYESFIIPLAVVFSLPVGVFGSFMLLKLMGLENNIYAQIGLIMLIGLLGKNAVLIVEFAVQKRQEGASIFEAAIEGARVRFRPILMTSFAFIAGLIPLIIATGAGAIGNQTIGASALGGMLFGTIFGVIIVPGLYYIFGHLADGRHMIKDEEETPLTEDYVHHNV; encoded by the coding sequence ATGTTTAGTAAATTTATAAAGCGACCTGTATTTGCGATTGTAATATCGGTCATGATTGTGTTTGTAGGCACCCTGGCTGTAAAGCAGATGCCTATTTCTCAATTCCCGGAAATTGCACCTACCACTGTAAATATTTTTATTGCCTATCCCGGAGCCAGTGCCGATGTGCTGGTGAAATCCACACTGATTACCTTAGAACAGGCCATTAACGGTGTTCAGGATATGCGCTATATAGCTACGGATGCAACCAGTGCCGGCGAGGCTACCCTGAGGGTAATTTTTGAACCAGGCACCGATCCCAATGATGCCGTTATACGGGTGAAAACGAGGGTAGACCAGGTAATGCCACTCTTGCCGGAACTCGTCCAGCGCGAAGGTGTGGTGATTACCCCTATCCAGCCGAGTATGTTGATGTACGTTAACCTCTACTCGAAGAGTGAGAGTATGGACGAGAAGTTCCTGTTCAACTATGCTACCGTTAAAATGATTCCTGAAATACAGCGGACCAAAGGGGTGGCGCGGGCACAAATTCTCGGTAGCCGCAGATATGCGATGCGCATCTGGCTGAACCCTGATCGTATGCGGGCTTACAATATTTCGGTAGATGAAGTAATGAAGGCACTGGGGGAGCAGAGCATTATTGGCCGCCCGGGCAGGTTAGGCCAAAGCTCCGGTATAGCAGCGCAGTCGCTGGAATATGTGCTCACCTACAAAGGCAGGTATAGCGAACCGGAAGAGTATGAGAATATCATTATCCGGGCCAATGCCCAAGGTGAAAGCATACACCTGAAAGACATCGCCACGGCTGAACTGGGTAGCGAATTCTTTGATATTTATTCTAACCTGGACGGCCACCCTTCAGCAGCCATCGTGCTAAAGCAGAACTACGGCAGTAATGCCAGCGAAGTAATTGAAGAGGTAAAAGCCAAGCTTGAGGAAATGAGACCTTATTTCCCTCCCGGGATGGATTACAAGATCAGCTATGACGTATCACAGTTCCTGGATGCTTCCATTGAGCAGGTAATTCATACCCTCCGGGATGCCTTTATACTGGTTGCCATTGTGGTATTCATCTTCCTGGGCGACTGGCGCTCTACCCTGATCCCGATCCTGGCGGTGCCGGTGTCGCTGGTAGGGGCATTCTTCGTGATTCAGTTTTTCGGGCTTTCCATTAACCTGGTAACACTATTTGCGCTTGTGCTGGCGATAGGTATTGTGGTGGATGATGCCATTGTGGTGGTAGAGGCCGTCCATGCAAAAATGGAGGAAAAGCCGTATCTATCGCCTTACAGAGCTGTGCAGGAAGTGCTTGGCGAAATTAGTGGGGCTATTATCGCCATTACCATGGTAATGGTATCGGTGTTCCTGCCTATTTCATTTATGTCGGGCCCGGTAGGTACTTTTTATCGCCAGTTCTCCATTACCATGGCCAGTTCCATCGTTATTTCGGCCCTGATCGCTCTGACGCTAACCCCGGTACTTTGCGCCATGCTGTTGAAGAACCATCATGGTAAGGCTAAGAAGAAAAACCTGCTTACCAGGTCGCTCGACAGTTTTAACAGGGGGTTTGAAAAACTTACCGGAAGATATGTAGGCCTGCTAAGGTCGATTGTGAGCAGAAGGTGGCTTACTTTCGGTATACTACTGGCATTTGGTGCGGGTATTTTCTACGAAAACCAAGTTCTGCCGGCAGGCTTTATACCGAACGAAGATCAGGGTACCATCTATGCTATTATCCAGACGCCTCCGGGCTCTACCCTGGAAAAAACAAACCAGGTATCTCAAAAGCTGCAGAAAATTTGTGAGGAGATAGAAGGAGTAGAATCTGTATCTTCTTTGGCTGGTTATGAGATTATGACTGAAGGACGCGGATCTAATGCGGGTACGTGTCTTATTAACCTGAAAGCCTGGTCGCAACGGGAGCATACCGTAAAAGAAATTATGGAAGAGTTAGAGGAGGAGACCAAAGGACTGGGCGCTGTGATTGAGTTCTTTGAACCACCGGCCATTCCGGGCTTTGGCTCTTCAGGCGGTTTTTCTATGCGTTTGCTGGATAAAAATACCGATACCGACTACCACGAGTTTGATAAAATAAACCAGGAGTTCCTTGAAAATTTACGCAAGCGCAAAGAGCTGACAGGTCTGTTTACCTTTTTCGCTGCCAATTATCCGCAGTACGAGCTGGAGATAGACAATAGCCTGGCAATGCAGAAAGGAGTTTCTATTGATAATGCGATGGAAAACCTGAATATTTTAATTGGTAGTACCTATGAGCAGGGCTTTATCAAGTTTGGCCAGTTCTTTAAAGTATACGTGCAGTCTGATCCTAAATTCAGAAGGCTTCCATCTGATCTTTTAAAGCTTTTCGTTAAAAACGATCAGGGTGAAATGGTGCCTTACTCATCGTTTATGAAGCTTAAAAAAGGGCAGGGACCCAATGAAATTACTCGTTTCAACATGTACAATTCAGCAGCCATTCAGGGGCTTCCGGCTAAGGGGTATACTACTGCAGATGCCATTCAGGCCATACAGGAAGTAGCCAGCCAAACCTTACCAAAAGGCTACGACATCGCCTGGGAAGGCTTGTCTTACGACGAAGCTAGCAGAGGAAACGAGGCGCTTTATGTGTTCCTGGTGGTGCTGATGTTCGTGTACTTTGTGCTGGCGGCACAGTATGAGAGCTTTATTATTCCGCTGGCGGTGGTGTTCTCTCTGCCTGTTGGGGTGTTCGGTTCCTTTATGTTGCTGAAACTAATGGGGCTGGAGAATAACATCTATGCGCAGATAGGTCTTATCATGCTGATTGGTCTGCTAGGTAAAAATGCCGTGCTGATTGTTGAGTTTGCCGTTCAGAAACGGCAGGAAGGGGCTTCTATATTCGAAGCTGCTATAGAAGGAGCCAGAGTTCGTTTCCGTCCGATCCTGATGACTTCATTTGCCTTTATTGCTGGGTTAATTCCGTTGATAATTGCAACTGGTGCAGGAGCCATTGGTAACCAGACCATCGGTGCTTCTGCCCTTGGAGGTATGTTGTTCGGAACAATTTTCGGCGTCATCATCGTGCCAGGCTTGTACTACATATTCGGCCACCTGGCAGATGGCCGTCACATGATTAAAGACGAAGAAGAAACTCCTTTAACCGAAGATTATGTTCACCACAATGTTTAA
- a CDS encoding efflux RND transporter periplasmic adaptor subunit, which yields MKNFLMLMALCVLLCHTGCESKKEEKEHETEFLVTSPIKMDTTITEDYVCQISSISHIELRAQERGYLQKIYVDEGQFVKKGQLLFQIMPTLYEAELQKAQAEANFAQIEYQNTKRLADSNIVAPNELAMDKAKYDKAKAELALARVHLQFTEIRAPFDGIIDRFRVRLGSLVDEGELLTELSDNSKMWVYYNVPEAEYLEYQAKEHTGSKANVNLLMANNKQFEYPGVVETIEANFNNETGNIAFRATFPNPKGLLRHGETGNVLMSVPMKDALLIPQKATFEVLDKKYVYVIDKDDVLKSREITIAAEMPHIYVVQNGLAEGDKFLLEGLRLVRENEKIHYKFMKPDAVISQLDLYAE from the coding sequence ATGAAGAATTTTCTCATGCTTATGGCATTATGTGTCTTATTATGCCATACAGGCTGTGAATCAAAAAAAGAAGAAAAGGAACATGAAACCGAGTTTTTGGTCACAAGTCCGATTAAAATGGATACTACCATTACGGAGGATTATGTGTGCCAGATCAGTTCCATCAGCCACATCGAATTAAGAGCTCAGGAAAGAGGCTACCTGCAAAAGATCTATGTAGACGAAGGCCAGTTTGTAAAAAAAGGACAGCTGTTGTTTCAGATCATGCCGACGCTCTATGAGGCAGAACTTCAGAAAGCACAGGCCGAAGCCAACTTTGCTCAGATCGAGTATCAGAACACCAAAAGGCTGGCAGACAGCAATATAGTTGCTCCCAATGAACTGGCCATGGACAAAGCCAAATACGACAAGGCCAAAGCTGAGTTGGCACTGGCACGTGTTCACCTGCAGTTTACCGAAATCAGGGCACCCTTCGATGGCATCATCGACCGCTTTCGTGTAAGGCTGGGAAGCCTGGTGGATGAGGGAGAACTGCTTACTGAGCTATCTGACAACAGTAAAATGTGGGTTTACTATAATGTTCCGGAAGCAGAATACCTGGAGTATCAGGCTAAGGAACATACGGGCAGCAAAGCCAATGTAAACCTGTTAATGGCTAACAATAAGCAGTTTGAGTATCCGGGCGTGGTAGAAACTATAGAAGCCAACTTTAACAACGAAACCGGAAACATTGCTTTCAGGGCTACATTCCCGAATCCGAAAGGACTGTTAAGGCATGGCGAAACCGGTAACGTGCTTATGAGTGTGCCAATGAAAGATGCGCTGCTTATCCCGCAGAAAGCCACTTTTGAAGTACTGGACAAGAAATATGTATATGTAATTGATAAAGACGATGTGCTAAAGTCGAGGGAGATAACCATAGCCGCTGAAATGCCACACATTTATGTTGTGCAGAATGGCTTGGCCGAAGGAGATAAGTTCCTGCTGGAAGGCCTTCGTCTGGTACGTGAAAATGAAAAAATACACTACAAGTTTATGAAGCCTGATGCTGTTATCTCGCAGCTGGATTTATATGCAGAATAA
- the hisS gene encoding histidine--tRNA ligase has translation MSKEKPSIPKGTRDFGPNIVVKRNYVFNIIRRTFEKFGYLPLETPAMEQLSVLTGKYGEEGDQLIFKILNSGDFLSKTTASDIEQGARHLTRKISEKALRYDLTVPFARYVVMNRNDISFPFKRYQIQPVWRADRPQKGRYREFYQCDADVVGTNSLLCEAEIVQMINEVLTTLGLTDFTIKINHRGALAGIAEAIGEKGREGEICVAIDKLDKIGQEGVRKELLERGIAEAAVDKLEPLFSLSGSNEEVLQQLDAIIGHTAEGSRGLADLKEVWQYLSGLGSQALSAQNPSSNPRLMLDVTLARGLSYYTGCIFEVKVNNVSMGSISGGGRYDNLTGMFGLPGVSGVGFSFGVDRIYDVLEELQLFPESAQLSTQVLLIQFDKASEAYALPLLQQLRDAGIASELYPEAVKLKKQMSYADQKNIPYVLLIGSEEIASGQLQLRNMQTGQQQSLTIKEVISHLNA, from the coding sequence ATGAGCAAAGAAAAACCATCTATACCAAAAGGAACACGTGATTTCGGACCTAATATTGTTGTAAAGCGCAATTATGTTTTCAACATTATCAGGCGTACTTTCGAAAAGTTTGGCTATCTGCCCCTGGAAACCCCGGCCATGGAACAACTGTCGGTCCTAACCGGCAAGTATGGCGAGGAGGGCGATCAGCTTATATTTAAGATTTTGAATTCGGGCGACTTTTTATCTAAAACAACAGCCTCAGATATAGAACAGGGTGCCAGACACCTGACCCGCAAAATTTCGGAGAAAGCACTCCGTTACGATTTAACAGTGCCTTTTGCCCGCTATGTGGTCATGAACAGAAACGACATCTCGTTTCCGTTTAAGCGCTACCAGATACAGCCTGTATGGCGTGCCGACAGACCTCAGAAAGGCCGTTACAGAGAGTTTTACCAATGCGATGCCGATGTGGTAGGTACAAACTCTCTTCTTTGTGAAGCTGAAATTGTACAGATGATCAACGAGGTACTTACCACCTTGGGCCTTACCGACTTTACCATTAAAATAAACCACCGGGGAGCTTTGGCTGGCATAGCAGAGGCAATCGGTGAAAAAGGGCGTGAAGGCGAAATATGTGTGGCCATTGATAAACTGGACAAGATCGGCCAGGAGGGAGTACGCAAAGAGCTGCTGGAACGTGGTATAGCCGAAGCAGCTGTGGATAAACTGGAGCCTCTTTTCAGCCTTTCGGGTAGCAACGAAGAGGTTCTGCAACAGTTAGATGCTATTATTGGCCATACGGCTGAAGGAAGCAGAGGACTGGCAGACCTGAAAGAGGTATGGCAATACTTATCCGGATTAGGCAGCCAGGCGCTCTCTGCTCAAAATCCGTCCAGCAATCCACGCCTGATGCTCGATGTTACTTTAGCCAGGGGCCTCTCCTACTACACCGGCTGTATTTTCGAGGTGAAAGTAAACAACGTGAGCATGGGCAGCATTAGCGGCGGTGGCCGCTATGATAACCTGACAGGCATGTTCGGGCTGCCAGGTGTATCGGGTGTAGGTTTTTCTTTTGGCGTAGACCGGATTTATGATGTACTGGAAGAACTGCAGCTCTTCCCGGAAAGTGCGCAGCTGAGCACTCAGGTCCTGCTGATCCAGTTCGATAAAGCATCGGAAGCCTATGCACTGCCTTTGCTGCAGCAGCTCCGCGATGCAGGCATTGCATCTGAGCTTTACCCGGAGGCGGTAAAACTGAAAAAGCAGATGAGCTATGCCGACCAGAAAAACATACCTTATGTGCTCCTGATCGGTTCAGAAGAAATAGCGTCGGGCCAGTTACAGCTTCGCAACATGCAAACAGGGCAGCAGCAAAGCCTTACCATCAAAGAGGTGATCAGCCACCTGAACGCCTAG
- the hutH gene encoding histidine ammonia-lyase produces the protein MSKVHYISGEQLTLEQLALILEQNYSLALSEEAEANILKCHAYLQEKIKATDQSIYGINTGFGALYKNKVSPADLEQLQRNLMMSHACGTGPEVPAQVVKLMLLLKVQSLAYGHSGVQLQTVKRLIDFYNRDIYPIVYQQGSLGASGDLAPLAHLCLPLIGLGEVYYQGYRLETKHVLELFSWEPITLKAKEGLALLNGTQFMSAYGVYSLLKAGNLSHAADTIGALSLDAFNGRPEPFHELIHRIRPHKGQQETAANFRQLLHGSQLIQQKKLHVQDPYSFRCIPQVHGASKDTLRYAEEIILTEINAVTDNPNIFPDEDVILSGGNFHGQPLALALDFLAIALAELGNISERRTYQLISGSRGLPEFLVAEPGLNSGFMISQYTAASIASQNKQYCTPASIDSIPSSNGQEDHVSMGANAATKLYTVVHNVERILAIELLNAAQALEFRRPLQSSPALEQLVAQYREQVPFVGSDVVLHDYIEKSIAFVSRWQKT, from the coding sequence ATGAGTAAAGTACACTATATCTCTGGTGAGCAACTAACACTGGAGCAGTTAGCCCTTATACTGGAGCAGAACTACAGCCTTGCTTTATCAGAAGAGGCTGAAGCAAACATTCTGAAATGTCATGCTTATTTGCAGGAGAAAATCAAGGCAACAGATCAGAGTATCTACGGCATCAACACAGGGTTCGGGGCCTTGTACAAAAACAAAGTTTCCCCGGCAGACCTGGAACAACTGCAACGCAACCTGATGATGTCTCACGCCTGTGGTACCGGGCCTGAAGTACCCGCACAGGTAGTTAAACTCATGCTGCTCCTGAAAGTGCAGTCGCTGGCTTACGGACATAGCGGTGTGCAATTGCAAACAGTAAAGCGCCTGATCGATTTCTACAACCGAGACATTTACCCAATTGTGTATCAGCAAGGCTCGCTTGGCGCAAGTGGCGACCTGGCTCCCCTGGCCCACCTTTGCCTGCCCCTGATCGGCTTAGGTGAAGTTTACTACCAGGGCTACCGACTCGAAACGAAGCATGTCCTGGAGCTGTTCAGCTGGGAACCCATCACGTTAAAAGCAAAGGAAGGGCTGGCCCTGCTGAACGGAACACAGTTTATGAGTGCCTATGGTGTTTATTCATTATTAAAAGCCGGCAACCTTTCTCATGCAGCCGATACTATCGGAGCACTATCGCTGGATGCGTTTAATGGTCGGCCGGAGCCCTTTCACGAACTCATTCACCGTATACGCCCGCATAAGGGCCAGCAGGAAACAGCCGCAAACTTCAGGCAATTGCTCCATGGCAGCCAGCTGATCCAGCAGAAAAAGCTGCACGTGCAGGACCCGTATTCCTTCCGCTGTATACCACAAGTACATGGAGCCTCTAAAGACACCCTGCGCTATGCCGAAGAGATTATCCTGACAGAGATAAATGCTGTAACAGATAACCCTAATATTTTCCCGGACGAAGATGTGATCTTATCAGGCGGGAATTTTCATGGACAGCCTCTGGCGCTGGCGCTGGATTTTCTGGCCATTGCCTTGGCTGAACTGGGAAATATTTCAGAGCGGAGAACATACCAGCTTATATCCGGTTCGCGCGGATTACCTGAATTCCTGGTTGCAGAACCCGGGTTAAATTCCGGCTTTATGATCAGCCAGTATACTGCAGCTTCTATCGCTAGCCAGAACAAGCAATACTGTACTCCCGCCTCTATAGATTCTATCCCCTCATCCAACGGACAGGAAGACCACGTAAGCATGGGAGCAAATGCTGCTACCAAACTTTATACAGTAGTGCATAACGTGGAACGGATACTGGCAATAGAACTGCTGAACGCTGCCCAGGCCCTGGAGTTCAGACGGCCCTTGCAAAGCTCTCCTGCACTGGAGCAATTAGTGGCACAATACAGAGAGCAGGTACCTTTTGTCGGTTCCGATGTGGTGTTGCACGATTATATAGAAAAAAGCATTGCATTCGTTAGCAGATGGCAGAAAACGTAA
- a CDS encoding gliding motility-associated C-terminal domain-containing protein: MRYLFTILLLFLCNFSFAQRCFEAMQNGIIVENICTGIPVSFSNCSNQSATIFYYTGPEAFNPQQFEQEELIKAQENVTFQNPGTYKITQIINTGKVDANGEVITEIFEKEYKVREALPPAFTTITCGNNQVQILITDQNYDTFTIDFGDGTVYTVNQGDQVPHFYLDNQAHIITVEGSYENSSCSATATFNYTPFVNPPAPTITEIRVVEEDPNSGVLELALNNLQAGYSYTIERFTGGPVPFEELASIVPNALGNNSVRIENVNTLTPERYRVLTVDACENPIDFTLPTSSLILEAEQVNNEVQLNWSDISQFPQQYEVYRNGVLLQTLAPDVTSYTDSDFSCNQTYCYTIRLRETNGTSSVSAEKCFTISNTSVPPAGTLYSTFNTANQVELVLEVPQGQEATRVSYHKSRLGAPYAAIATVPQLQFTDANADLNPVCYKAYYANSCGQSSSESSTTCPVILRAAQPNDVSASFAWSGFIGFAEGIRSYTLELLDDNLQVIATIPVTGNTYTENNLNEELQTLRYRIRVTSNNDRVSYSNSIAIEQKLRLYIPSAFTPNGDGLNDLFEVKGETFTAFTIQIYHRSGNLLFSSSDQQQSWDGTHQGKPMPAGAYVYEVNVTLRNGMQKNRRGTVTILR, encoded by the coding sequence TTGAGATATCTATTTACCATACTGCTCCTCTTCTTATGCAACTTCTCTTTTGCCCAAAGGTGCTTTGAGGCTATGCAGAATGGTATTATAGTAGAAAATATCTGTACGGGCATCCCAGTATCTTTCTCGAACTGCTCAAACCAAAGCGCTACTATCTTCTATTATACAGGTCCTGAAGCCTTCAATCCTCAACAATTTGAACAAGAGGAGCTGATTAAAGCTCAAGAAAATGTTACTTTTCAGAATCCCGGTACTTACAAAATAACTCAGATCATAAACACTGGAAAAGTTGACGCAAATGGAGAGGTAATAACTGAAATATTTGAAAAAGAATATAAAGTTAGAGAAGCTCTCCCTCCCGCCTTTACAACCATAACTTGCGGCAACAACCAAGTACAGATACTTATAACGGATCAGAACTACGATACTTTTACGATAGATTTTGGTGATGGTACTGTTTACACGGTTAATCAGGGAGACCAGGTACCGCACTTTTACCTGGATAACCAGGCTCATATAATTACGGTGGAGGGCAGCTACGAAAACAGTTCCTGCTCCGCTACTGCTACCTTCAACTATACACCATTTGTAAATCCTCCCGCTCCTACTATCACTGAAATCAGGGTAGTTGAGGAAGATCCAAATAGTGGGGTACTGGAACTTGCGCTTAACAACCTCCAGGCCGGCTACAGTTATACCATCGAGCGCTTCACCGGTGGTCCTGTTCCTTTTGAAGAACTTGCCTCCATCGTACCAAATGCCCTGGGGAACAACAGCGTCAGGATTGAAAATGTGAATACCCTCACTCCTGAAAGATACCGGGTACTTACAGTGGATGCCTGTGAAAATCCGATAGACTTTACCCTGCCCACAAGTTCTCTTATTCTGGAGGCAGAACAGGTAAATAACGAAGTACAGCTAAACTGGAGTGATATTTCACAGTTTCCCCAGCAATATGAGGTATACAGAAATGGCGTTTTACTGCAGACACTTGCACCGGATGTAACCAGCTATACCGACTCCGACTTTAGCTGTAACCAGACTTACTGCTATACCATCCGGCTGAGAGAAACCAATGGCACATCATCCGTTTCTGCTGAAAAATGCTTTACTATTTCCAACACTTCCGTTCCGCCGGCAGGCACCCTTTATTCTACTTTTAATACAGCCAATCAGGTAGAACTGGTGCTGGAGGTGCCGCAGGGGCAGGAGGCAACACGTGTTAGTTACCATAAAAGCAGGCTAGGTGCGCCTTACGCAGCCATAGCAACAGTTCCGCAACTACAGTTTACCGATGCAAATGCCGACCTGAACCCGGTTTGCTACAAAGCATACTATGCCAACTCCTGTGGACAAAGCTCCAGCGAAAGCTCTACCACCTGCCCTGTTATACTGCGTGCGGCACAGCCAAACGATGTTTCTGCTTCTTTTGCCTGGTCTGGATTTATAGGTTTTGCAGAAGGTATCAGATCATATACTTTGGAGCTGCTGGATGATAATCTACAGGTAATAGCCACCATTCCGGTTACAGGTAATACCTATACCGAGAACAATCTAAACGAAGAATTACAAACCTTACGCTACCGCATCAGAGTTACCTCCAACAACGATAGAGTTTCCTATTCGAACAGTATAGCGATAGAACAAAAGCTGCGGCTCTATATACCGTCTGCCTTCACACCTAACGGCGATGGTTTAAATGATCTGTTCGAAGTAAAGGGAGAAACATTTACAGCATTTACTATACAGATCTACCACCGGAGCGGGAATCTGCTCTTTAGCTCTTCAGACCAGCAGCAAAGTTGGGACGGAACGCACCAGGGCAAGCCAATGCCAGCCGGTGCTTATGTATATGAGGTAAATGTTACGCTTAGAAACGGAATGCAGAAAAACAGGAGAGGCACTGTGACTATTTTACGCTGA
- a CDS encoding YbaB/EbfC family nucleoid-associated protein: MFDMFGMMGKLKDVQAKMKEAQDNLQHITVTAESGAGLVKATVNGQRKLLKIEIDESILNANDREMVNDLVVAAVNNAMLTAGERAQEEMKKQTEGLLPNIPGLDLGNFGL; this comes from the coding sequence ATGTTTGATATGTTCGGCATGATGGGCAAACTGAAAGATGTCCAGGCTAAAATGAAAGAAGCTCAAGATAACTTACAACATATTACGGTTACAGCGGAATCCGGGGCTGGACTTGTAAAAGCAACTGTAAACGGGCAGCGCAAGCTGCTTAAAATTGAAATCGACGAATCTATCCTGAATGCCAACGACCGTGAAATGGTAAACGATCTGGTGGTAGCAGCTGTAAACAACGCGATGCTAACCGCAGGCGAAAGAGCACAGGAAGAAATGAAGAAGCAAACGGAAGGACTCCTCCCAAACATACCTGGTTTAGACCTCGGAAATTTTGGACTATAA
- a CDS encoding glycosyltransferase family 2 protein translates to MDYNTCQTAIVILNWNGLHYLQEFLPSVIANSTGCRVIVADNASTDGSIAFLRASYPEVGIIEHNSNLGFCEGYNHALRQIEADYYVLLNSDVAVPPQWIDPIISLMDADAAIAVCQPKINSQKHPDFFEYAGAGGGLLDSLGYPYCRGRLFESLEEDLGQYNDVQEIFWATGACMFVRASVFHELGGLEPAFFAHMEEIDFCWRAKSAGYKVMYNGHCQIFHVGGGTLHKSNPRKTFLNFRNGLALLYKNLPASELIATVSFRIILDWVAAVRMVVAGQGADAKAVLDAHADLLRNSSYWRRQRKAQQPKAKFPRMTGVYRGSIVWEYFIRQKRTVQEL, encoded by the coding sequence TTGGACTATAATACCTGCCAAACGGCAATTGTTATTTTAAACTGGAACGGCCTGCATTACCTGCAGGAGTTCCTGCCATCGGTTATAGCAAACAGCACAGGCTGCCGGGTTATAGTAGCAGACAATGCCTCTACCGATGGTTCTATTGCTTTTTTAAGAGCAAGCTATCCTGAAGTTGGTATCATAGAACATAATAGTAATCTGGGCTTCTGCGAAGGGTATAACCACGCTCTCCGTCAAATTGAAGCAGACTACTATGTGTTGCTCAATTCCGATGTAGCGGTACCTCCCCAATGGATAGACCCGATTATTTCCCTGATGGATGCAGATGCTGCCATTGCTGTATGCCAGCCCAAGATCAATTCGCAGAAGCACCCCGATTTTTTTGAATATGCCGGTGCAGGCGGAGGACTGCTGGACTCGTTGGGTTACCCTTACTGCCGTGGCCGGCTGTTTGAGTCGCTGGAGGAGGACCTGGGCCAGTATAACGATGTACAGGAAATTTTCTGGGCAACAGGCGCCTGTATGTTTGTACGGGCATCGGTTTTTCATGAGCTGGGCGGCCTGGAACCTGCCTTTTTTGCGCACATGGAGGAAATTGACTTTTGCTGGCGGGCTAAAAGTGCGGGCTATAAAGTAATGTATAACGGCCATTGCCAGATTTTTCATGTTGGTGGCGGCACGCTGCACAAATCCAACCCCAGAAAAACATTTCTGAACTTCAGAAACGGACTGGCGCTGCTTTACAAAAACCTGCCTGCATCAGAACTAATCGCTACCGTAAGTTTCCGGATTATATTGGATTGGGTTGCAGCCGTAAGAATGGTAGTTGCCGGCCAGGGTGCCGACGCTAAAGCCGTGCTGGATGCCCATGCCGATCTGCTGCGCAACAGCAGTTACTGGCGCAGGCAGCGAAAGGCACAACAGCCAAAAGCAAAATTTCCCCGGATGACGGGAGTATACAGAGGAAGTATTGTCTGGGAGTATTTTATCAGGCAGAAAAGAACCGTGCAGGAACTATAG
- a CDS encoding PspC domain-containing protein, whose translation MKRLQYFIESQAFGVCTMLGEKLGIASSSIRLSFIYVSFLTMGSPVLIYLMLAFWLNVQKSLRRERSTVWDL comes from the coding sequence ATGAAACGTCTCCAGTACTTTATCGAGAGTCAAGCCTTTGGCGTGTGCACGATGCTGGGTGAAAAACTCGGCATTGCCAGTAGCAGCATTCGCCTGTCTTTCATATATGTTTCTTTCTTAACCATGGGTTCGCCTGTGCTTATTTACCTGATGCTTGCGTTTTGGCTGAATGTTCAGAAAAGCCTTCGCCGTGAGCGCAGCACTGTCTGGGATCTATAG